A window of Malania oleifera isolate guangnan ecotype guangnan chromosome 5, ASM2987363v1, whole genome shotgun sequence contains these coding sequences:
- the LOC131154840 gene encoding protein JINGUBANG-like, protein MRNERGGTNFADAANLSRPKFGNLLHSDPNILFPATPDEDSSNRESSISSAASPAYCDSAPMSATASPFMLSPWNQPSPYNKSPWTMNRPSTLNPFDDGDNNFPSNGLIGSIVREEGHIYSLAVCGDLLYTGSDSKNIRVWKNLNEFSGFKSGSGLVKAIVISGDRVFTGHQDGKIRIWRVSSKNASHHKRIGNLPTTKDFFKKSMNPKNYVQVRRHRNVLKIKHFDAVSCLSLDEEGGLLYSGSWDKTLKAWRLSDSKCVESINAHDDAVNSVVAGFGGLVFTGSADGTVKVWRREQQGKQIKHFLEQILLNQENAVTAVAVNQSTASVYCGSSDGMVNFWEQEKSRLSHGGVLRGHKLAVLCLAAVGNLVFSGSADKSICVWRRSDGGAHACLSVLTGHAGPVKCLVVGEDKEAAKGDQRWIVYSGSLDKSVKVWRVAEAAPDMRQLQAVESYAPPSPLVGQNKRYY, encoded by the coding sequence atgagAAACGAGCGAGGCGGCACCAATTTCGCCGACGCTGCCAACCTTTCCCGGCCGAAGTTCGGGAACCTCTTACACTCCGACCCCAACATTCTTTTCCCGGCCACCCCCGACGAGGATTCCTCCAACCGGGAAAGCAGCATCTCCTCCGCTGCTAGCCCCGCGTACTGCGATAGCGCGCCGATGAGCGCCACCGCGTCGCCGTTTATGCTCTCGCCGTGGAACCAACCCTCCCCGTATAATAAATCCCCATGGACGATGAATAGACCGTCCACGTTAAACCCGTTCGATGACGGTGACAATAATTTTCCTTCGAACGGGCTAATCGGGTCTATCGTCCGGGAAGAAGGCCACATATATTCTCTGGCGGTTTGCGGGGACTTACTGTATACCGGTTCCGACAGCAAGAACATACGCGTCTGGAAAAACCTGAACGAATTTTCCGGCTTCAAGTCTGGCAGCGGCCTTGTTAAAGCTATTGTAATCTCTGGCGACCGGGTCTTCACTGGGCACCAGGACGGCAAGATCCGGATCTGGAGAGTCTCCTCTAAAAACGCGAGCCATCACAAGCGCATTGGAAACTTGCCCACCACGAAAGATTTCTTCAAGAAATCCATGAATCCGAAGAACTACGTTCAGGTACGGCGCCACCGGAACGTCCTTAAGATTAAGCATTTCGACGCCGTATCGTGCCTTAGCTTGGACGAGGAAGGCGGGCTTCTGTACTCCGGATCCTGGGACAAAACCCTAAAGGCATGGAGGCTATCGGACTCGAAATGCGTAGAATCGATTAACGCCCACGATGACGCCGTGAACTCCGTCGTCGCCGGATTCGGAGGCCTGGTGTTCACCGGATCGGCGGACGGCACTGTCAAGGTTTGGCGGAGGGAGCAACAGGGGAAGCAAATAAAACACTTCCTTGAGCAGATATTGTTAAACCAGGAGAACGCGGTGACAGCGGTGGCGGTAAACCAGTCGACGGCGTCGGTTTATTGCGGGTCGTCGGACGGGATGGTGAACTTCTGGGAGCAGGAGAAGAGCCGCCTCTCGCACGGCGGCGTTTTGCGGGGGCACAAGCTCGCGGTGCTGTGCTTGGCGGCGGTGGGGAACCTCGTTTTCAGTGGCTCCGCCGATAAAAGCATATGCGTGTGGCGGAGGAGCGACGGCGGGGCCCACGCGTGCCTTTCGGTGCTTACGGGACACGCGGGGCCGGTGAAGTGCTTGGTCGTCGGCGAGGATAAGGAGGCGGCGAAAGGCGATCAACGGTGGATTGTGTACAGCGGAAGCTTGGACAAGTCGGTGAAGGTGTGGAGGGTGGCCGAGGCGGCGCCGGATATGCGGCAATTGCAGGCGGTTGAGAGCTACGCGCCGCCGTCGCCGCTGGTCGGCCAAAACAAGAGGTACTATTGA